From a region of the Sulfitobacter noctilucicola genome:
- a CDS encoding M48 family metalloprotease: MIRIFPILLAVGYALVMYRFSAWRTARELDAKSTELADPALKAVSDKLAAALDLPRIRVNIYEVDPVNGLAAPDGRIFITRGFYRKFTQGEVSAEEIASVIAHELGHVALGHSRRRMIDFSGQNAIRTMLAMVLGRFIPFAGVWIANMLTTLLAARLSRGDEYEADAYAAALLTKAGIGVAPQITLFKKLDALTKSGGGTAPAWLLSHPKTDERITALQKLQQRWQSDS, from the coding sequence ATGATCCGTATTTTTCCCATCCTCCTTGCCGTTGGCTATGCCCTGGTGATGTACCGCTTTTCCGCCTGGCGCACGGCGCGTGAACTCGACGCCAAGTCGACGGAACTTGCTGACCCGGCGCTCAAAGCGGTGAGCGACAAACTGGCGGCAGCACTGGATCTGCCACGCATCCGCGTGAATATTTATGAAGTCGATCCCGTCAACGGGTTGGCTGCACCAGACGGGCGCATTTTCATCACGCGGGGCTTTTACCGGAAATTCACCCAAGGCGAGGTATCCGCGGAAGAAATTGCCAGCGTGATTGCGCATGAATTGGGTCACGTAGCACTTGGTCACTCGCGCCGCCGGATGATTGATTTCTCGGGTCAGAACGCAATCCGCACTATGTTGGCCATGGTACTGGGCCGGTTTATTCCCTTTGCCGGTGTCTGGATTGCCAACATGCTGACGACACTGCTTGCCGCAAGGTTGTCACGTGGCGACGAATACGAAGCGGATGCCTATGCCGCCGCTTTGCTTACTAAAGCGGGCATTGGTGTAGCTCCTCAGATCACGCTTTTCAAAAAACTCGACGCCTTGACGAAATCCGGCGGAGGAACTGCCCCTGCGTGGTTGTTGAGCCACCCAAAAACGGACGAGCGGATTACAGCGCTGCAAAAGCTCCAGCAGCGCTGGCAGAGCGATAGCTAG
- a CDS encoding vWA domain-containing protein, which produces MFLPFFDQLRAHKVPVSMREFLAFLDGMAAGIATYDVEAFYYLARVAMVKDERNIDKFDQAFAAAFKGLENISFDDVLEVVEIPGDWLEKMAEKHLSPEEKAEIEALGGFDKLMETLRERLKEQEKRHQGGNKWIGTAGTSPFGAYGYNPEGVRIGQKESRHQRAAKVWDKREFKNLDDTVELGTRNIKVALKRLRRWARDGAQEELDLGGTIRATAEHGYLDVKTRPERRNAVKVLLFLDVGGSMDPHVKVVEELFSAAKSEFKHMEHFYFHNCLYEGVWKDNRRRWDEQMSTHEILRTYGPDYKCIFVGDASMSPYEVAYPGGANEHWNPEAGSVWLTRAREQWTSSLWINPVPEKYWPYTQSISMIREIFGPEAMVPMTLEGLTRGIKELTR; this is translated from the coding sequence ATGTTCCTTCCCTTCTTCGACCAACTTCGCGCCCACAAGGTACCCGTCTCCATGCGCGAGTTTCTCGCCTTTCTGGACGGGATGGCCGCCGGCATCGCAACCTATGACGTCGAGGCGTTCTATTACCTTGCGCGCGTGGCGATGGTGAAAGACGAACGCAACATCGACAAGTTCGATCAGGCTTTTGCCGCAGCGTTCAAGGGGCTTGAGAACATCAGTTTTGACGATGTGCTGGAAGTCGTGGAAATACCCGGTGACTGGCTTGAGAAGATGGCTGAAAAGCACCTTTCGCCTGAAGAGAAAGCTGAGATCGAAGCGCTGGGTGGGTTTGACAAGCTGATGGAGACGCTGCGCGAGCGCCTCAAGGAACAGGAAAAACGCCATCAGGGCGGCAACAAGTGGATCGGCACCGCTGGTACATCGCCTTTCGGGGCCTATGGATACAACCCTGAAGGCGTGCGGATCGGTCAAAAAGAGTCCCGTCACCAGCGTGCTGCGAAAGTCTGGGATAAGCGTGAATTCAAGAACTTAGACGACACAGTTGAACTGGGGACGCGCAACATCAAGGTTGCTTTGAAACGTCTGCGCCGCTGGGCGCGTGACGGTGCCCAGGAAGAGCTGGATCTGGGCGGCACCATCCGCGCCACAGCCGAGCACGGTTATCTGGATGTGAAAACACGACCGGAGCGGCGCAATGCGGTCAAGGTTCTCTTGTTCCTCGACGTTGGCGGATCAATGGATCCGCATGTGAAGGTAGTGGAAGAACTGTTTTCGGCGGCCAAATCCGAATTCAAACATATGGAGCACTTCTATTTCCACAATTGCCTTTATGAGGGCGTGTGGAAAGACAACCGCCGCCGCTGGGACGAACAGATGTCGACCCATGAAATTCTGCGCACTTACGGGCCTGATTACAAATGCATTTTTGTAGGCGACGCTTCCATGTCGCCCTACGAGGTCGCTTATCCGGGCGGTGCGAATGAACACTGGAATCCCGAGGCAGGATCGGTCTGGTTGACACGTGCACGCGAGCAATGGACCAGCAGCCTTTGGATCAACCCGGTGCCAGAAAAGTATTGGCCCTATACCCAGTCGATTTCCATGATCCGCGAGATTTTCGGACCAGAGGCAATGGTCCCTATGACGCTTGAAGGGCTGACACGCGGGATCAAGGAACTGACCCGCTAA
- a CDS encoding cytochrome P450 gives MSNAPVSHIDPVAFNSDPYPALAQMRREAPITFVPELNATLLTHRDDIHREEKRIEVFSSRQPDGLMTQLMGENMMRKDGAAHMSERRALFPALSPRTVAEHWQPMFEAAAREIIEKLKPKGQCDLVTDYAMPVSAAALIAITGLEGMERADMDRVSQHMIDGCANYAGDGPTEARCHAATALIDTHIDRMLDCAPAKSALAVQLDAGLPMDSVRANIKLVISGGQNEPRDAIAGVVWALLNHPAQLAAIRAGRYSWQDAFGEYVRWISPIGMSPRIVATSDTVGDVTFKAGDRVFFMFSSAGRDEAHFEAADQFDISRDTSRAIPFGAGPHFCAGAAASRALITQVALPLLFNALPDLHLTGDAPFAGWAFRGPLSVPVAW, from the coding sequence ATGTCAAACGCGCCTGTCAGCCACATCGACCCTGTTGCCTTCAACTCCGATCCCTATCCGGCGCTTGCGCAGATGCGGCGCGAAGCCCCGATCACCTTTGTACCAGAGTTGAACGCCACACTGCTGACGCATCGTGACGACATTCACCGTGAGGAAAAGAGAATAGAAGTCTTCTCGTCCCGCCAGCCGGATGGGCTCATGACCCAGTTGATGGGCGAAAACATGATGCGCAAGGATGGTGCCGCGCATATGTCCGAACGTCGGGCGCTTTTCCCTGCGCTCAGCCCGCGCACTGTCGCCGAACACTGGCAGCCGATGTTCGAGGCGGCGGCACGCGAAATCATCGAGAAATTGAAGCCAAAAGGCCAATGCGATCTGGTCACCGATTATGCGATGCCAGTGTCGGCAGCAGCTCTTATCGCGATTACTGGACTTGAGGGGATGGAACGCGCGGATATGGACCGTGTCAGCCAACACATGATCGACGGATGCGCCAATTACGCAGGTGATGGACCTACCGAAGCTCGGTGTCACGCCGCAACGGCACTGATAGACACGCATATCGACCGGATGCTTGACTGCGCCCCTGCCAAGAGCGCCCTTGCGGTTCAGCTTGACGCCGGTCTGCCGATGGACAGCGTTCGGGCGAACATCAAGCTCGTGATCTCCGGTGGCCAGAACGAACCGCGCGACGCGATTGCAGGTGTTGTATGGGCGCTTCTGAACCACCCTGCCCAGCTCGCTGCGATCCGTGCAGGCAGATACAGTTGGCAGGATGCCTTTGGCGAGTATGTGCGCTGGATCAGCCCGATCGGCATGTCGCCGCGTATCGTCGCAACCTCAGATACCGTGGGAGACGTCACGTTTAAGGCAGGCGACCGTGTATTTTTCATGTTTTCATCCGCTGGGCGGGACGAGGCGCATTTCGAGGCAGCAGATCAGTTCGACATCTCCCGCGACACCAGCCGGGCTATCCCTTTCGGCGCGGGGCCGCACTTTTGCGCCGGTGCGGCAGCGTCCCGCGCCTTGATTACACAGGTTGCTTTGCCCCTGCTGTTCAACGCCCTGCCCGATCTTCATCTGACAGGCGATGCACCTTTTGCGGGCTGGGCGTTTCGCGGACCGCTGTCGGTCCCTGTGGCGTGGTAG